A part of Caretta caretta isolate rCarCar2 chromosome 1, rCarCar1.hap1, whole genome shotgun sequence genomic DNA contains:
- the LUM gene encoding lumican: protein MHLSSLPFLLVLISGIFCQYYDVGYFPDPDYPYVHSMMGPSTAVCAPECNCPETYPSAMYCDDLKLKSIPFVPSGIKYLYLRNNMIEGIEENAFDNVTDLEWLILDHNHLENSKIKGRVFSKLKSLKKLHINFNNLTEAVGPLASTMDDLQLSHNKITKVSANALEGLVNLTVLHLQNNQLKTDSVSGAMKGLKSLLYLDLSFNQLTKLPKGLPHALLMLYFNNNQITSIPDEYFQGFKVLQYLHLSHNRLTDGGIPGNVFNISSLVELDLSFNMLKSIPTVSENLENFYLQVNQINKFPLSSFCKVVGSLAYSKIKHLRLDGNNLTRADLPQEMYNCLRVAADISLE from the exons ATGCATCTAAGCTCTCTACCTTTCTTACTGGTATTGATCAGTGGCATTTTCTGCCAATACTATGATGTGGGATATTTTCCAGACCCAGATTACCCTTATGTTCATTCAATGATGGGGCCATCTACAGCGGTCTGTGCCCCGGAATGTAATTGTCCTGAAACCTATCCATCTGCAATGTATTGTGATGACCTCAAATTGAAAAGCATCCCATTTGTACCTTCTGGAATAAAATACCTTTATCTCCGAAACAATATGATTGAGGGCATTGAAGAAAATGCATTTGATAATGTAACAGACCTGGAGTGGCTGATCTTAGATCACAACCATTTGGAAAATTCAAAAATTAAGGGAAGAGTCTTCTCCAAACTGAAGAGTTTAAAGAAATTGCATATCAATTTTAACAATTTGACTGAAGCTGTTGGACCACTTGCCAGTACCATGGATGATCTGCAACTTAGTCACAACAAGATCACAAAAGTCAGCGCCAATGCACTGGAAGGGCTGGTGAACCTGACTGTCCTTCACCTACAGAATAACCAGCTGAAAACAGACTCTGTTTCTGGGGCTATGAAAGGCCTGAAGTCACTTTTATATCTTGACTTGAGCTTCAATCAACTTACAAAGCTACCGAAAGGACTGCCGCATGCTTTACTCATGCTGTATTTTAACAACAACCAGATCACCAGCATTCCTGATGAGTACTTCCAAGGTTTTAAGGTCCTGCAATATTTACATCTGTCTCACAATCGGTTGACAGATGGTGGAATACCAGGCAACGTTTTCAATATCTCCTCCCTCGTTGAGTTGGATCTCTCCTTTAACATGCTGAAGAGCATCCCAACAGTCAGTGAGAACCTAGAAAATTTCTACCTCCAAGTCAACCAAATTAACA AGTTCCCACTGAGCAGCTTTTGTAAGGTTGTTGGATCACTAGCCTATTCCAAGATCAAACATTTGCGTTTGGATGGAAATAATCTCACTCGAGCTGACCTGCCACAGGAAATGTACAACTGTCTTCGTGTAGCTGCTGATATCTCACTGGAGTGA